The Terriglobales bacterium genome includes a region encoding these proteins:
- a CDS encoding BrnA antitoxin family protein yields the protein RRRAQIESQWITEAALIRGKMCSEIMAKRDIFGELMGGVKNMAAHREGKITLPSNQLKPPKPPRESSKTKGTANPRTEIFNKLEQSLQDALAYEQGRKTRLRVSELASVRNSLTKAERKRQLREISAIRDSEIDTSDIPELTAEQMGRAVRGQGYRPVKRPVTMRLDVDVIEWLKQGGRGYQTKANRLLRTEMLRSVKNKSVQRDPESVRRRKLSRFEGV from the coding sequence CGCAGACGAGCGCAGATTGAATCACAGTGGATCACTGAAGCAGCGTTAATCAGAGGTAAGATGTGTTCTGAAATCATGGCAAAGCGCGATATTTTCGGTGAGCTGATGGGCGGAGTGAAAAACATGGCCGCGCATCGCGAAGGTAAGATCACTCTCCCCAGCAACCAGCTGAAACCGCCGAAGCCTCCCCGCGAATCCAGCAAGACGAAAGGCACTGCAAACCCCAGAACAGAAATCTTCAACAAACTGGAGCAGTCGTTACAAGACGCCCTCGCCTATGAGCAGGGCAGAAAGACCCGGCTGCGTGTAAGTGAGCTTGCGTCGGTGCGCAACTCCCTGACGAAAGCTGAGCGTAAGCGGCAACTGAGAGAGATCTCGGCCATTCGCGATTCTGAAATCGACACATCAGATATTCCAGAGCTTACGGCCGAGCAAATGGGACGTGCGGTACGAGGGCAGGGGTACCGTCCGGTGAAAAGGCCAGTTACGATGCGCCTGGACGTGGACGTGATTGAATGGCTCAAGCAGGGCGGACGCGGGTATCAGACCAAAGCCAACCGCCTGCTCCGGACGGAGATGCTTCGGTCGGTGAAGAACAAAAGCGTGCAACGCGATCCTGAATCAGTCAGGCGCAGGAAGTTGAGCCGATTTGAGGGCGTCTGA
- a CDS encoding DUF4011 domain-containing protein: MGHGTSTAQSSTDGFVRNVIQQYRTKLLDLTGRNPLISFRHSERSRSHIRIVDEIPEKLFGKLDAGKQLFFEPLPDPELTPSDESTPMFQTLLRRGKAEDDDYRTALKELGPNPSPRQKQKIERELRNRIRLKVGFAPFQPTWEPVKRARELGLNPDYELPVLNGQVARRYNDSKIQTLFFAEDLERKLSGLRDSARVLEKDAGYNALYLAFGFLEYYESEHSDEKRHAPLVFVPVTLERQLADQRYLYFIQTRNEEIQVNVALAELLRQMAVTLPAWIEDEKDDDPLGTYLKRVEKAIGAKRDWKLRRYATLGLFTFSTLAMYNDLDPRRWPAEDPLEQRSVLRTLIAGAEVSNIGYAEDYEIDTLQGPEPLLITDADSSQHSAVIDLLKSASSQVIQGPPGTGKSQTITNMIAAALNDGRTVLFVAEKMAALEVVKKRLDDAGLNSFCLELHSSKASKAAVTNSLAARIEYRAPRLRPDQLRGNAEALIKTRTELLYYVQHVNDDAGKTGLRVYDILLGSAVRDDLRRDLLSGIADARFGNPLNIDPYTYRQMVDAARTLESQMRALAAFGKLAEHPWRGFQNIEITELDETRLLSLISAWNTAIVAALDDISSIESGVGYLFPSNQREIEILCRKVVIAPVPPHLIAGEAYRYCASRENRERLRATIEQFGRLTGNETELGAVCEDVAAARHISSKSIQSALDKLKSVGVSHFEISSVLELRQQSQSTAETVTHLTPFCTTLVGSVGLKEASIGALRGCTTALELLARLSRGIWSKRSAAVLDEANHKVLERSAAQSAALTRRRATLDAEFDLNVLPKADDLRSHGLALRSANALTSLFSSSCRRARQVFRGIVRDPSKKHRRTHIANDLLACSQYLADLDAFASSPVLRPICGEWFAGLETPFSELLELSNWATEVRHRLAGFGEIGASIQEFLFTATVPQLDRLAAMREQSAFSSLNAILGDATNTNESTWLQTVERVNTRADKFRDAADVFLAARFKLSSTEVDVSSSIRLLQECEAAAERLAHDAAALDLVGGSLETLRQKQDALKSTLAFACAVASLELPEALIQHFFHQPENIALIRAQGEELLRKCSAITEFAALVTTSAQLDPELWSGVESFDLAPLQDLRARNKRAIEHLSALRDYLSFLLAEDAAVDLGAGPVLSVYSSAGEDYRNLANALEFVFYRSAAEAILNNDPRLRRHSGATHQELRNQFRTLDRESLELKRKELAVKLTQRPVPAGNSLGPVSQLTELALVTRVAGQTRPRIMVRDLLSRSANAIQNMMPCWMMSPMSVAQYLDPHDLRFDLVIMDEASQIRPEEALGAIARGAKAVIVGDQMQLPPTPFFQRLSGGEANDDDEFAEETKQDSVLEAAAGRFHPMRRLKWHYRSEHDSLIAFSNREFYQNELTVFPSPFYDDPEYGVSLVQANGIYKGGLNEIEARTAVKAVIQFMKDYPKQSLGVVGVNAKQAEFIRELLDKEIATDPEATAYAQEWNGKLEEYFVKNLENVQGDERDAIFISTVYGKDENGNFYQRFGPINGIYGHRRLNVLFSRAKKKVTVFTSMSPEDIQDEGKHRGVGVLKRYLQYARDGMVVNATPTGEECDSDFERWVLQVLQAHGYEAVPQVGVCGYRIDIAVRHPAKPGVFLCGIECDGATYHSARSVRERDRLRQEILERYKWKLYRIWSTDWFRNPNLQTKQLLRYLEQLHPPLSGH; encoded by the coding sequence ATGGGGCATGGTACCAGCACCGCACAGTCAAGCACGGACGGGTTCGTCCGCAATGTAATCCAGCAGTACCGAACGAAGCTGCTTGATCTAACCGGACGAAATCCTTTGATAAGCTTCCGACATTCCGAGCGTTCCCGGAGCCACATTCGAATTGTCGACGAGATTCCCGAAAAGCTCTTCGGGAAACTCGATGCAGGTAAACAGCTATTTTTCGAACCACTCCCTGATCCCGAGCTAACGCCCAGCGATGAATCAACCCCTATGTTCCAGACGCTATTGCGTCGAGGAAAAGCCGAAGACGACGATTACAGAACCGCCCTAAAAGAGCTGGGGCCGAACCCTTCTCCTCGCCAGAAGCAAAAGATCGAGCGCGAGCTTCGCAATCGAATCCGGCTAAAGGTCGGCTTCGCGCCATTCCAACCAACTTGGGAGCCTGTCAAGCGGGCGCGAGAATTGGGCTTAAATCCGGATTACGAACTGCCGGTCCTGAACGGTCAAGTCGCTCGACGCTATAACGACTCCAAAATCCAAACTCTTTTTTTTGCTGAGGACCTTGAGCGCAAACTTAGCGGCTTGCGAGATTCGGCGCGCGTTCTCGAAAAGGACGCCGGCTATAATGCGCTGTATCTGGCGTTTGGCTTTCTGGAGTATTACGAATCCGAGCACAGCGATGAAAAGCGGCATGCACCATTAGTTTTCGTACCAGTGACATTGGAGCGGCAGCTCGCCGATCAACGCTACTTATATTTCATCCAGACCCGAAACGAAGAGATCCAGGTTAATGTAGCGCTGGCGGAACTACTCAGGCAGATGGCAGTCACGCTGCCGGCTTGGATCGAGGATGAAAAGGACGACGACCCGCTCGGGACATATTTGAAGCGAGTCGAAAAGGCAATTGGCGCGAAGCGCGATTGGAAATTGCGTCGCTATGCCACTCTGGGTCTATTCACCTTCTCGACGCTCGCGATGTACAACGACCTTGATCCACGCCGATGGCCCGCTGAAGATCCCCTCGAACAGAGGTCCGTCCTGCGTACCTTAATCGCCGGAGCCGAAGTAAGCAACATTGGGTATGCCGAAGATTACGAAATTGATACGCTCCAAGGACCGGAGCCGTTGTTAATCACCGATGCCGATTCATCTCAGCATAGTGCCGTTATCGACCTTCTTAAGAGCGCATCTTCGCAGGTAATTCAGGGACCGCCCGGAACGGGTAAATCCCAAACAATCACAAACATGATTGCGGCCGCATTGAACGACGGTCGCACCGTCCTGTTTGTTGCCGAAAAGATGGCAGCACTTGAAGTGGTGAAGAAAAGGCTTGACGATGCCGGATTGAACTCATTCTGCCTTGAGCTCCATTCGAGCAAGGCTTCAAAAGCGGCAGTAACCAACTCGCTTGCGGCACGCATTGAATACCGAGCTCCTCGTTTGCGTCCCGATCAACTGCGCGGTAACGCTGAGGCGCTCATAAAAACGCGAACCGAATTGCTGTATTACGTGCAGCATGTCAATGATGATGCTGGCAAGACGGGACTGAGAGTCTACGACATACTGTTAGGCAGCGCAGTGCGGGATGATCTAAGACGTGATTTACTGTCCGGTATTGCCGATGCGCGGTTTGGCAATCCATTAAACATTGATCCTTACACTTACCGGCAGATGGTGGATGCTGCTCGCACGCTCGAATCGCAAATGCGGGCACTTGCAGCATTCGGCAAACTGGCTGAACATCCTTGGCGTGGTTTTCAGAATATTGAAATAACGGAATTAGATGAAACTCGTTTGCTTTCGCTTATTTCTGCCTGGAATACTGCAATAGTCGCTGCCCTCGATGACATATCATCTATTGAGAGTGGCGTTGGCTATCTTTTCCCGTCGAACCAGCGCGAAATTGAAATCCTTTGCCGCAAAGTCGTCATTGCACCCGTCCCACCTCATCTAATTGCAGGCGAAGCATACCGGTATTGTGCTTCAAGAGAAAATCGGGAGCGATTGCGCGCGACAATTGAGCAGTTTGGGAGGCTGACAGGCAATGAAACAGAGCTAGGAGCGGTCTGCGAAGATGTCGCAGCAGCACGACACATCAGCAGCAAATCAATACAATCCGCTCTCGATAAGCTGAAGAGCGTAGGAGTCTCGCATTTCGAGATTTCGTCTGTTCTAGAGCTCAGACAGCAGTCACAAAGTACTGCTGAAACAGTCACGCACCTCACACCTTTCTGCACCACCTTAGTAGGATCTGTCGGGCTGAAAGAAGCGTCAATCGGCGCACTGCGCGGCTGCACTACTGCTTTGGAGTTACTTGCCAGATTGTCTCGTGGGATCTGGAGCAAGCGATCGGCAGCTGTGCTGGATGAAGCTAATCACAAAGTGCTTGAACGGAGCGCCGCTCAGAGCGCAGCTCTAACCCGTCGCCGAGCGACTCTAGATGCTGAGTTCGATCTCAACGTTCTTCCGAAAGCGGATGACCTACGGTCTCATGGTCTCGCTCTCCGTTCAGCAAACGCACTAACCTCACTCTTCAGTTCCTCGTGCCGTCGGGCGCGCCAGGTTTTCCGCGGAATCGTTCGTGACCCCTCGAAAAAACATCGGCGTACCCACATCGCCAATGATCTGCTCGCGTGCAGCCAATATCTGGCCGACCTTGATGCTTTCGCGTCTAGTCCTGTCCTTCGTCCCATCTGTGGAGAATGGTTCGCGGGACTGGAGACACCGTTCTCAGAACTCCTAGAGCTGTCAAATTGGGCGACTGAGGTTCGGCATCGGCTTGCCGGTTTCGGCGAAATCGGCGCCAGCATTCAAGAGTTCCTCTTCACCGCGACCGTACCTCAGCTGGATCGGTTGGCTGCAATGCGGGAGCAGTCGGCATTTTCTTCTCTGAATGCCATTTTGGGAGATGCAACCAACACTAACGAGTCGACTTGGTTACAGACAGTTGAACGGGTGAACACGAGGGCCGATAAATTCAGAGACGCTGCTGATGTGTTCCTAGCCGCGCGTTTCAAATTATCTTCCACTGAAGTGGATGTCTCTTCATCGATTAGACTCCTTCAAGAATGCGAGGCTGCAGCAGAGCGCCTTGCGCACGATGCCGCCGCTCTCGATCTTGTCGGGGGCTCGCTCGAAACGCTGCGTCAAAAGCAAGATGCATTGAAATCAACGTTAGCCTTTGCTTGCGCCGTAGCTTCTCTCGAGCTTCCTGAAGCTTTAATTCAGCACTTCTTCCACCAGCCTGAAAACATTGCTCTAATCCGGGCTCAGGGCGAGGAGCTGTTGCGTAAGTGCTCTGCGATCACCGAATTCGCGGCTTTGGTCACCACTTCAGCTCAACTCGACCCGGAGTTGTGGAGTGGTGTCGAATCCTTCGACTTGGCACCCCTACAAGATCTCCGGGCACGGAACAAACGTGCCATTGAGCACCTCTCGGCATTACGAGATTATCTAAGCTTCCTGCTTGCGGAGGATGCTGCTGTTGATCTGGGCGCCGGCCCTGTTCTCTCCGTCTATTCCAGTGCAGGCGAGGATTACCGCAACCTTGCAAATGCACTTGAGTTTGTTTTCTATCGATCTGCTGCAGAGGCAATATTGAATAACGATCCACGGTTGCGGCGGCACAGCGGAGCAACACACCAAGAACTTAGGAATCAATTCCGAACGCTCGATCGAGAGTCTCTTGAACTTAAGCGTAAAGAATTGGCTGTAAAGCTGACGCAACGTCCGGTCCCGGCGGGCAATTCTTTGGGGCCAGTTTCCCAACTCACTGAACTCGCGCTCGTCACGCGTGTAGCAGGCCAGACTCGCCCTCGCATCATGGTTCGCGATCTGCTGAGTCGATCCGCAAACGCTATTCAGAATATGATGCCTTGTTGGATGATGAGCCCGATGTCGGTTGCGCAGTATCTCGATCCCCACGACCTGCGTTTCGATCTTGTAATTATGGATGAAGCCTCTCAGATTCGTCCCGAAGAAGCTCTTGGCGCTATTGCGCGTGGCGCGAAAGCCGTAATTGTTGGCGATCAGATGCAATTACCTCCCACCCCCTTTTTCCAGAGGCTGTCGGGGGGCGAGGCGAATGACGACGATGAGTTTGCTGAAGAGACAAAGCAGGATTCCGTCTTGGAGGCAGCCGCGGGGCGATTTCATCCCATGCGCCGCTTAAAGTGGCATTACCGTTCGGAGCACGACTCGCTAATAGCCTTTTCGAATCGCGAGTTTTACCAGAATGAGCTCACTGTCTTCCCATCGCCGTTCTACGATGACCCAGAATACGGTGTGTCACTGGTGCAGGCGAATGGGATCTACAAAGGGGGTCTTAATGAGATTGAAGCGAGAACCGCAGTCAAAGCAGTCATTCAGTTCATGAAGGACTATCCAAAACAGTCGCTCGGAGTGGTGGGGGTGAATGCGAAACAAGCTGAGTTTATCCGCGAGCTGTTGGATAAGGAAATAGCGACGGATCCAGAGGCGACGGCTTACGCCCAAGAATGGAATGGGAAGCTGGAAGAGTACTTTGTAAAGAACCTTGAAAACGTGCAGGGCGACGAGCGGGATGCGATTTTCATTTCTACGGTCTACGGGAAGGACGAGAACGGGAATTTCTATCAGAGATTTGGACCGATTAACGGGATATATGGACACCGACGACTGAATGTTCTGTTTAGTCGCGCAAAGAAGAAGGTGACAGTTTTCACGTCAATGTCACCGGAAGACATTCAAGATGAGGGTAAACACCGGGGCGTAGGCGTACTTAAGCGCTATCTGCAGTATGCACGCGACGGGATGGTGGTGAACGCAACCCCCACGGGCGAAGAGTGCGACAGTGACTTTGAACGCTGGGTGCTCCAGGTTCTTCAGGCGCATGGCTACGAAGCAGTGCCGCAGGTAGGTGTCTGCGGTTACCGCATTGACATCGCGGTACGACACCCAGCGAAACCCGGAGTGTTCCTGTGCGGCATTGAGTGTGACGGTGCAACCTATCACAGTGCTCGTTCGGTTCGCGAACGTGATCGCTTACGGCAGGAGATTCTCGAACGATACAAATGGAAGCTGTATCGCATCTGGTCAACCGATTGGTTTAGAAATCCAAATCTTCAGACTAAGCAGCTTTTGCGATACTTGGAGCAATTGCACCCACCTTTGTCGGGACATTAA